A DNA window from Castanea sativa cultivar Marrone di Chiusa Pesio chromosome 7, ASM4071231v1 contains the following coding sequences:
- the LOC142644283 gene encoding uncharacterized protein LOC142644283: MANFNREEGEAICDIPLSRRQVPNLVYWQHSKDGNFTVKSTYKVVRSLLMEDWAETSSRAAQDIWHGSARALQKCGTGQIDFVALLEYLIDQMEKTEWNRVLHCGKFLEPDWLNKQATELLEEFQQSQESLQADTVHGVARQVLQNAGTSWQLLPQSVYKLNYDVAVFANNTSFGFGVVIKNSRGEVMATMTAKGLALQCSKEAKLLACRKAMEFATDTGFTTLIVEGDSVNATRSIASTKDNQSALGHIVGNIQHLIGALEWISVSYTKRNENKVAHVLARYAQHVNSDLFWMEEVP; encoded by the exons ATGGCTAACTTTAATAGGGAAGAGGGGGAAGCTATATGTGATATTCCTCTAAGTCGGAGGCAAGTACCCAATTTAGTTTATTGGCAGCATAGCAAGGATGGCAACTTCACAGTAAAGTCAACTTACAAGGTTGTCAGGTCTCTCTTGATGGAAGATTGGGCTGAAACATCATCAAGAG CTGCTCAAGATATTTGGCATGGTAGTGCTAGGGCCTTGCAGAAGTGTGGGACAGGGCAAATTGATTTTGTAGCTTTGTTGGAGTACTTGATCGATCAGATGGAGAAAACAGAG TGGAACAGAGTGTTGCATTGTGGCAAATTCCTGGAACCGGATTGGTTGAATAAGCAAGCTACTGAATTGCTTGAGGAATTCCAGCAGTCACAGGAGAGTTTACAAGCTGATACTGTGCACGGTGTGGCTCGTCAAGTGCTGCAGAACGCTGGAACCAGTTGGCAACTGCTACCTCAGTCTGTGTATAAGCTGAATTATGATGTGGCAGTGTTCGCGAATAACACCAGTTTTGGGTTCGGTGTTGTGATCAAAAACTCAAGGGGAGAAGTTATGGCAACAATGACAGCCAAGGGTTTGGCACTCCAGTGCAGTAAGGAGGCAAAATTGCTTGCTTGTCGTAAGGCGATGGAGTTTGCAACAGACACTGGTTTCACAACTCTGATAGTGGAAGGAGATAGTGTTAATGCTACGAGGAGTATTGCTTCAACCAAGGACAACCAATCAGCACTTGGGCATATTGTTGGCAATATTCAGCATCTGATAGGAGCATTGGAGTGGATTTCTGTGAGCTACACTAAGAGAAATGAAAATAAGGTGGCACATGTGCTTGCTAGATATGCCCAACATGTTAATTCTGATTTATTTTGGATGGAAGAGGTTCCATAA